In Pseudoroseomonas cervicalis, the DNA window CATTGGGGGACCGAGGAGGCGATGAAGCAGGGCTATGCCCAGTTCGTCGGCAATATTCCTTTCTATGGTTTCGCCGTGCTCTGCGCCGACCATCCCAATGTCCAGGCGATGATCCCGCATATCGACCGGCGGCTGATCACCTATGGCTTCTCGCCCCAGGCGGATGTGCGGGCCGAGCGGCTGATCACCGACCGCATGGGCGCCACCTTCGAGGTGACGGTGCAGGACCGCCTCACCGGGCGCAGCCGCAGCCTAAAGCCGATGCGCCTGCCGATGCTCGGCCAGCACAATGTGCAGAACGCGCTGGCCGCCATCGCCGTCGGCATCGAGATGGATATCGACGAGGGCACGATCCGCTCCGCCCTGCTCGGCTTCAAGGGCGTCAAGCGCCGCTTCACCCGGGTGGGCGAGGTGAATGGCGTGCAGATCATCGATGATTACGGCCACCACCCGGTGGAGATCGCCGCCGTGCTGAAGGCCGCCCGCCAGGCCGGGGCGCGCGACGTCATCGCCGTGGTGCAGCCGCACCGCTATTCGCGGCTGAAGCAGCTCTTCGAGGAATTCTGCCAGTGCATGAATGACGCCGGCACGGTGATCGTGGCCGATGTCTATGCCGCCGGCGAGCAGCCCATCCCCGGCGCCGATCGCGATTCCCTGGTGGACGGGCTGCGCGCGCATGGCCATCGCAGCGTCGTCCCCCTGCCGGGGCCGGACAGCCTGCCGGAGATGATCAACGCCATCGCCAAGCCGGGCGACTATGTCGTCTGCCTCGGCGCCGGCAACATCACCGCCTGGGCGCATGCGCTGCCGGAGAAGCTCTCCGCCCTGCAGCCGCGCGGGCCGCGCATCGCCGGAAGCCGGGGATGAGCCGCGCCATGCCGCTGCACGACGCCCATACCGCGCCCCCTGCCCTGCCGCCGCTGCGCGGCCGGGTGCAGCAGGACGCGGCCCTGGCGCCGCTGACCTGGTTCCGCACCGGCGGCCCGGCCGAATGGCTGGTGCGCCCGGCCGATGTGGACGATCTGTTGCTGCTGCTGCGCGACCGGCCGCGCGCGCTGCCGCTGACCATCATCGGCGCCGCTTCCAACCTGCTGGTGCGCGATGGCGGGGTGCGCGGCATCGTGGTCAAGCTGGCGCGCGGCTTCTCCGACATCCTGGTGGAGGATGACGGGCTGGTCGCCGGCGCCGCCGCGCTGGATGCGACCGTCGCCGAACACGCCGCCGCCGCCGGCCTCGCCGGGCTGGAATTCCTCTGCGGCATTCCGGGCGCCATCGGCGGCGCCGTCGCCATGAATGCCGGCGCCTATGGGGCCGAGGTGAAGGACGTGCTGGACTGGGCCGAGGTCGCGACGCCCGACGGGCTGCTGCGGCTGACGGCGGCCGAGCTCGGCTTCACCTATCGCCATTCCGCCCTGCCGGCGGATGGCATCGTGGTGCGCGCCCGCTTCCGCGCCGCGCCGGGCGACAGGGCCGCGATCGCCGCGAAGATGAACGCCATCCGCGCCGCGCGCGAGGAGAGCCAGCCCGTGCGCGCCCGCACCGGCGGCTCCACCTTCAAGAATCCGGACGGCCACAAGGCCTGGGCGCTGATCGACGCCGCCGGCTGCCGCGGGCTGCGCCAGGGCGATGCACAAATTTCGGAAAAGCACTGCAACTTCCTCCTCAACCTCGGCGTTGCGACGGCTTCCGAACTGGAAAGCTTGGGCGAGGCCGTTCGCGCCAGGGTCGCGGCGCAGAGCGGGGTGATGTTGGAATGGGAAATCAGGCGCATCGGGGAGCACGCCGCATGATCCATGTCGCGGTTCTCTTCGGTGGCATCTCGACCGAGCGGGAGGTCTCCCTCTCCACCGGCGGCCAGGTCGTCACGGCGCTGCGCGAGGCCGGCTTCCGCGTCACGCCGGTCGAGGTGACGTCCGACCTGGCGGCGCTGGTCGGCGCGCTGCAGGCGGCGAAGCCGGATGCGGTGTTCAACGCGCTGCATGGCCGCTTCGGCGAGGATGGCTGCGTGCAGGGCGTGCTGGACTGGCTGGGCATTCCCTACACGCATTCCGGCGTGCGCGCCTCCTCGGTCGCCATGGACAAGGCGGCGGCCAAGGCGGTGTTCGCCGCGCATGGCCTGCCGCTGGCCGAGCACCGCGTGGTGACGCCGGCCGAGCTGGAAGCCGCCGACCCGCTGGAGCGCCCCTATGTGGTGAAGCCGGTGAGCGAGGGCTCCTCGGTGGGTGTCGAGATCCTGAAGGAAGGCGACAACCGCCGCG includes these proteins:
- the murB gene encoding UDP-N-acetylmuramate dehydrogenase, which gives rise to MPLHDAHTAPPALPPLRGRVQQDAALAPLTWFRTGGPAEWLVRPADVDDLLLLLRDRPRALPLTIIGAASNLLVRDGGVRGIVVKLARGFSDILVEDDGLVAGAAALDATVAEHAAAAGLAGLEFLCGIPGAIGGAVAMNAGAYGAEVKDVLDWAEVATPDGLLRLTAAELGFTYRHSALPADGIVVRARFRAAPGDRAAIAAKMNAIRAAREESQPVRARTGGSTFKNPDGHKAWALIDAAGCRGLRQGDAQISEKHCNFLLNLGVATASELESLGEAVRARVAAQSGVMLEWEIRRIGEHAA
- a CDS encoding D-alanine--D-alanine ligase, with translation MIHVAVLFGGISTEREVSLSTGGQVVTALREAGFRVTPVEVTSDLAALVGALQAAKPDAVFNALHGRFGEDGCVQGVLDWLGIPYTHSGVRASSVAMDKAAAKAVFAAHGLPLAEHRVVTPAELEAADPLERPYVVKPVSEGSSVGVEILKEGDNRRAEIARGWRFGPQIMAEEYIAGRELTVAVMGDRPLAVTEIGTGHVFYDYDAKYAAGGSQHTIPAEIPADVAEAAKTAALRAHQALGCRGVSRSDFRYDDATGKLALLEVNTQPGLTPTSLVPEQAAHCGISFAELCAWMVREARHGP
- the murC gene encoding UDP-N-acetylmuramate--L-alanine ligase, which codes for MRALPLNIGPIHFVGIGGIGMSGIAEVLHNLGYQVQGSDIAEGYNVERLRAAGIPVTVGHDAGNLGAAQVVVTSTAVKRDNPEVVAARQRLIPVVRRAEMLAELMRLKWGIAIGGTHGKTTTTSLVATVLEAAKLDPTVINGGIINAYGTNTRLGEGDWMVVEADESDGSFLRLPAVAAVVTNMDPEHLDHWGTEEAMKQGYAQFVGNIPFYGFAVLCADHPNVQAMIPHIDRRLITYGFSPQADVRAERLITDRMGATFEVTVQDRLTGRSRSLKPMRLPMLGQHNVQNALAAIAVGIEMDIDEGTIRSALLGFKGVKRRFTRVGEVNGVQIIDDYGHHPVEIAAVLKAARQAGARDVIAVVQPHRYSRLKQLFEEFCQCMNDAGTVIVADVYAAGEQPIPGADRDSLVDGLRAHGHRSVVPLPGPDSLPEMINAIAKPGDYVVCLGAGNITAWAHALPEKLSALQPRGPRIAGSRG